In Candidatus Defluviilinea proxima, a single genomic region encodes these proteins:
- the ssnA gene encoding putative aminohydrolase SsnA: protein MLITNATIITWEKENHIIEDQAILIENDRIREIDATQKLIAKYPNEEKLDARGQYVMPGNICAHTHFYGAYARGMAIPGPAPKDFPEILQKLWWPLDRSLDAESIQYSVLPCLVDAIKHGTTTLIDHHASPNAIDGSLDIIANEVEHAGLRAVLCYEVTDRDGEAKMKAGIQENVRFIKKTKSPLLAGTFGLHASLTLSDSSLALCRQSVPDDIGFHVHTAEHESDEYDSLNRSGLRVIDRLQRHGILGTKTITAHGVHFDAREMQILAETGTWLSHQPRSNMNNGVGVAPIESMMRAGIKVCLGNDGFSNAMWDEWKTAYLLHKAHHRDPRRMGGYDVAQMAIYNNAALANVFFPSATIGQLIPGAFADIIFVNYSPNTPLTAGNLPWHIIFGFQQSMVTTTIVAGKILMKDRELLTLDEEEIGAKAREIAPKVWGRYEKEVGKVL, encoded by the coding sequence ATGCTCATCACCAACGCAACGATCATCACGTGGGAAAAAGAAAATCACATCATCGAAGACCAGGCCATTCTCATCGAGAATGACCGCATCCGCGAAATTGACGCAACTCAAAAACTCATAGCCAAATATCCCAACGAAGAAAAGCTCGATGCACGCGGTCAATATGTGATGCCGGGCAATATCTGTGCCCACACACATTTTTATGGCGCTTATGCACGCGGCATGGCCATCCCCGGGCCTGCACCGAAAGACTTCCCTGAGATACTGCAAAAGTTGTGGTGGCCGCTTGATCGGTCGCTTGACGCGGAGAGCATCCAATACTCCGTTCTCCCCTGCCTCGTCGACGCGATCAAACATGGCACAACAACACTCATCGATCATCACGCCTCGCCCAACGCGATAGACGGATCGCTCGATATCATCGCCAACGAAGTAGAACATGCTGGTTTGCGTGCCGTGCTTTGCTACGAAGTGACAGACCGCGATGGCGAAGCAAAAATGAAGGCAGGGATTCAGGAAAACGTCCGCTTTATCAAGAAGACGAAAAGCCCGCTTCTCGCTGGGACCTTCGGCCTGCATGCCAGCCTGACACTTTCTGACTCATCTCTAGCCTTGTGCCGCCAATCTGTGCCTGACGATATCGGCTTCCACGTTCACACCGCCGAACATGAATCGGACGAATACGATAGCTTGAATAGATCTGGTTTGCGTGTGATCGACCGTTTACAAAGGCATGGCATCCTTGGTACCAAAACCATCACCGCCCACGGCGTCCACTTCGATGCGCGTGAGATGCAGATCCTTGCAGAGACTGGCACATGGCTTTCTCATCAACCACGCTCAAATATGAATAACGGTGTCGGCGTGGCACCCATTGAATCGATGATGCGTGCAGGCATCAAGGTCTGCTTGGGAAACGATGGCTTCTCCAATGCCATGTGGGATGAATGGAAAACAGCCTATCTGCTACATAAAGCCCATCACCGCGATCCGCGTCGCATGGGCGGATACGATGTAGCGCAAATGGCTATTTACAACAATGCCGCACTGGCAAATGTCTTCTTCCCATCTGCAACGATAGGTCAACTTATTCCAGGCGCATTTGCGGATATTATTTTTGTAAACTATTCTCCCAATACGCCATTGACCGCTGGCAACCTTCCGTGGCATATTATCTTTGGCTTTCAGCAAAGCATGGTCACCACAACGATTGTCGCTGGAAAAATCCTGATGAAGGATCGTGAACTGCTCACGCTGGACGAAGAAGAAATCGGAGCAAAAGCCCGCGAGATCGCCCCGAAGGTCTGGGGGAGATACGAAAAAGAAGTTGGAAAGGTCTTATAG
- a CDS encoding proline dehydrogenase family protein, with protein sequence MFRSFLIYLSKAAWAQKLVTNWSFAWQAASRFVAGEKVEDAVRVVSELNAKGINATLDHLGEHTSTAEEADKATEDILAIFNEIDKSGVKANVSIKLTQIGMGLDEEICRQNLVRILEQVKKHDNFIRIDMEDTPYTDVTLSLYQSLLERGFNTNDVGLVIQSYLFRSEADTRALLEKGTRIRLVKGAYKEPPDKAFPKKADTDANYDLLTKIMIDEALKIEKNTLSTDGRTPPIPAIGSHDEKRILFAKQYAEKVGLPKTAIEFQMLYGIRRDLQEQLVKEGYPVRVYVPFGTHWYPYFMRRLAERPANIWFFISNFFRK encoded by the coding sequence ATGTTTCGCTCTTTTCTTATTTATTTGTCCAAAGCCGCATGGGCGCAAAAACTGGTGACCAATTGGAGTTTTGCGTGGCAGGCGGCTTCTCGATTTGTTGCAGGCGAAAAAGTGGAAGACGCCGTTCGTGTCGTTAGCGAGTTGAACGCCAAAGGGATCAATGCCACGCTCGACCATTTGGGGGAACATACATCCACGGCTGAAGAGGCCGACAAAGCAACCGAAGATATTCTTGCCATTTTCAATGAAATAGATAAATCAGGGGTTAAAGCCAATGTTTCGATCAAACTGACTCAGATCGGCATGGGACTTGACGAAGAGATCTGCAGGCAGAATCTTGTCCGTATTCTTGAGCAGGTCAAGAAACACGATAACTTCATCCGCATCGACATGGAAGACACACCCTACACCGATGTGACCTTATCCCTCTATCAATCTTTGCTGGAGCGCGGATTTAACACCAATGATGTTGGTCTGGTGATCCAGTCCTACCTCTTCCGTTCCGAAGCGGACACACGTGCTTTGCTCGAAAAAGGCACTCGCATTCGCCTTGTCAAAGGCGCATATAAAGAACCACCTGACAAGGCTTTCCCCAAGAAAGCAGATACCGATGCAAATTATGATCTTCTCACCAAGATCATGATCGATGAAGCGCTCAAGATCGAAAAGAATACCCTAAGCACCGATGGACGCACGCCGCCCATCCCTGCTATTGGCTCGCACGATGAGAAACGTATCTTGTTCGCAAAACAATATGCTGAAAAAGTGGGTCTTCCAAAAACAGCCATTGAATTTCAAATGCTCTACGGCATTCGCCGCGATTTACAGGAACAACTTGTGAAAGAAGGTTACCCCGTCCGCGTGTATGTTCCCTTCGGCACGCATTGGTATCCTTATTTCATGCGCCGCCTTGCTGAACGTCCTGCAAACATTTGGTTCTTCATCTCCAACTTCTTCCGCAAATAA
- the npdG gene encoding NADPH-dependent F420 reductase produces the protein MEEKAPLLLTIAVLGGTGKEGKGLAFRWAKAGYKVLIGSRSSERAVTAASEIMELSEGSSSVVGTSNLEAAQLAEIVVLTVPYSAHRETLESVKDALKGKLLIDATVPLVPPKVTKVQMPPAGSAAQEAKEILGDDVQVVAAFQNVSYERLMDDNGEVECDVLVTGSSKEARAEAIMLVEAAGLTGWDAGPIENSVVVEGLTSVLININKQHGSTHAGIKITGVSKKS, from the coding sequence ATGGAAGAAAAAGCACCACTGTTACTGACAATTGCCGTGCTCGGCGGGACAGGAAAAGAAGGCAAAGGACTCGCCTTTCGCTGGGCAAAGGCTGGTTATAAAGTTCTGATCGGCTCACGTTCCTCGGAGCGCGCCGTTACTGCCGCATCTGAGATCATGGAATTATCAGAGGGTTCCTCATCTGTCGTAGGGACGTCCAACCTTGAAGCCGCGCAACTGGCAGAGATTGTTGTCCTAACCGTACCCTATTCCGCACACCGCGAAACGCTCGAAAGCGTAAAGGACGCGCTCAAGGGTAAATTACTGATCGATGCCACTGTTCCACTCGTGCCACCCAAAGTGACAAAGGTCCAAATGCCTCCTGCCGGTTCTGCGGCACAAGAAGCGAAAGAAATCCTTGGCGATGATGTTCAAGTGGTCGCCGCTTTCCAGAACGTCTCCTATGAACGCTTGATGGATGATAACGGAGAGGTTGAATGCGATGTACTCGTCACCGGCTCAAGCAAGGAAGCCCGCGCCGAAGCCATCATGCTTGTCGAAGCCGCTGGGCTGACAGGCTGGGACGCTGGCCCCATCGAAAACTCCGTTGTCGTAGAAGGCCTGACAAGTGTATTGATCAACATCAACAAACAACACGGCTCTACCCATGCAGGCATCAAGATCACGGGAGTTTCAAAAAAATCGTAA
- a CDS encoding nitroreductase family protein, translating to MTSTTDLHNFLRTRRSIRRFKPDPVPDSVIENILHTATFAPSAHNRQPWRFAVVTDSSVKTKLADAMAVEFAHDLEKDSIPSEEIQKRIARSRERIISAPVVITLNLDMSEMDVYPDKKRKKAEYLMATQSVANAGMQLLLAAHAEGLGGVWVCSPLFVPETIQSVLTLPETWEPQAMFFVGYPDGSPKEKTLKDVKTIAVMYTNDHRR from the coding sequence TTGACAAGCACAACTGACCTCCACAACTTCTTGCGGACTCGTCGCTCGATCCGCCGCTTCAAACCGGACCCTGTGCCTGATTCGGTTATCGAGAACATTCTCCACACTGCCACCTTCGCCCCCTCCGCGCACAACCGTCAGCCATGGAGGTTTGCCGTGGTGACCGATTCATCTGTCAAAACAAAACTTGCGGATGCGATGGCCGTTGAGTTCGCACACGATCTTGAAAAAGACAGCATTCCCTCCGAAGAAATTCAAAAACGAATCGCCCGTTCCCGTGAACGGATCATCTCTGCGCCTGTCGTTATTACCCTCAATCTCGACATGAGCGAAATGGATGTTTACCCAGACAAGAAAAGAAAAAAAGCAGAATACCTGATGGCAACGCAATCCGTAGCCAATGCAGGGATGCAACTGCTCCTCGCCGCCCACGCAGAAGGTCTCGGCGGGGTTTGGGTGTGCAGTCCGCTATTCGTGCCGGAAACAATTCAAAGCGTGCTTACGTTACCTGAAACATGGGAACCTCAAGCGATGTTCTTTGTTGGGTATCCAGATGGGTCGCCAAAAGAGAAAACATTGAAAGATGTAAAAACTATAGCTGTAATGTACACCAATGACCATAGACGATAG
- a CDS encoding DinB family protein codes for MSELNELADKLKSEGDKFFALFAGLADAQWQSQVYTEGETWTIRNVLAHFVTSERGLVKLFERIRLTGEGAAEDFSIDRYNAAQQEKTRSLPPQELLEQYKAIRADSIAWTLSLEESDLEKKGRHPYLGVTTLREMIKMLYVHNQVHYRDMKKAMK; via the coding sequence ATGTCCGAGCTCAATGAATTGGCTGATAAGTTGAAGTCTGAAGGCGATAAGTTCTTTGCTTTGTTTGCAGGTTTAGCTGATGCACAATGGCAGTCACAGGTTTACACCGAAGGCGAAACATGGACGATACGTAACGTGCTCGCGCACTTCGTCACCTCTGAGCGCGGACTGGTGAAACTCTTTGAGCGTATTCGCCTGACAGGTGAAGGAGCGGCTGAAGATTTTTCCATTGACCGTTACAACGCGGCCCAACAGGAAAAGACAAGAAGCCTGCCTCCTCAGGAATTGTTGGAACAATACAAAGCTATTCGCGCTGATTCAATCGCATGGACTTTATCATTGGAAGAATCGGACTTGGAGAAAAAAGGACGACATCCATACCTCGGTGTGACAACCTTGCGCGAGATGATCAAGATGTTGTATGTTCACAACCAAGTTCATTATCGTGATATGAAGAAAGCGATGAAATAA
- a CDS encoding SDR family oxidoreductase, which translates to MSPLALVTGAAHRLGKAFALTLASAGYDIVLHYHSSTDEALQTKAEIESLSRSVVLAQADLTNPSEIYSLLSNFESLNVLVNSAAFMPNGDVDSLSIESWDTSLDLNLRAPFLLAQECAKKMVAGGLIVNITDVGAQKAWSRYPSYTVSKAALESLTKILARALAPKIRVNAIAPGFVLQSDIVPAEEWERLIGRIPLKRPARSEEITSALEFLLRNEYVTGQTIVVDGGYSLI; encoded by the coding sequence ATGTCTCCTCTCGCTCTCGTCACTGGCGCCGCACATCGACTTGGAAAAGCCTTCGCCTTGACGCTTGCCAGCGCTGGATACGATATCGTCCTTCATTACCATTCCTCCACTGACGAAGCGCTTCAGACCAAGGCGGAAATTGAATCTCTTTCAAGAAGCGTTGTCCTTGCCCAAGCCGACCTCACGAACCCCAGCGAGATCTATTCCCTCCTCTCGAATTTTGAATCTCTAAACGTTCTCGTCAACTCTGCGGCTTTCATGCCAAATGGAGACGTGGACTCGCTCTCCATCGAGAGTTGGGACACATCCCTTGACCTCAACTTGCGTGCACCTTTTCTCCTCGCGCAGGAGTGTGCCAAAAAAATGGTCGCTGGCGGACTCATCGTCAACATCACGGACGTGGGCGCACAAAAGGCATGGAGTCGTTATCCCTCATACACGGTCAGCAAAGCCGCATTGGAGTCGTTGACCAAAATCCTCGCGCGTGCCCTAGCGCCGAAAATACGGGTCAATGCCATCGCTCCGGGCTTTGTCTTGCAATCGGACATTGTCCCTGCCGAAGAGTGGGAAAGGCTGATCGGACGGATCCCGCTCAAACGTCCAGCAAGAAGCGAAGAAATTACATCCGCCCTTGAATTTTTGTTACGCAATGAATATGTCACCGGGCAAACCATTGTTGTGGATGGGGGTTATTCATTGATATAG
- the cofE gene encoding coenzyme F420-0:L-glutamate ligase produces MPLTLTPLQTIPLIRRDDNLADIVVNSLKETNVQLEDNDILVFAQKVISKAEGRTVNLATVTPSQRAIELAEQTQKDARVIELILQESNEVLRVRVGAIIVEHKLGFVCANAGIDHSNVNPEQTSEGLRDFGSLNNEDWVLLLPQDPDLSSRKMRDAIQSKTGKRVGILIIDSHGRAWRNGTVGIAIGISGLPGLEDLRGKPDLFGYTLQVTQVGVADELAAAASLVMGQAAEGTPIVHVRGFPYPLREGSLKELIRPKEQDLFR; encoded by the coding sequence ATGCCCCTTACCCTTACCCCATTACAAACCATTCCCCTTATCCGCCGAGACGACAACTTGGCGGATATTGTTGTTAATTCCCTCAAAGAAACCAACGTACAACTTGAAGATAACGATATTTTAGTCTTCGCACAAAAGGTTATCTCCAAAGCCGAAGGCCGGACGGTGAATCTCGCAACAGTCACGCCTTCGCAACGCGCCATCGAACTTGCGGAACAGACGCAGAAAGATGCTCGTGTCATCGAACTCATCCTACAAGAAAGCAACGAGGTCTTGCGAGTACGCGTCGGTGCGATCATTGTGGAACATAAGCTCGGTTTTGTCTGCGCTAACGCAGGGATCGATCATTCCAACGTAAATCCCGAACAGACTTCCGAAGGCTTAAGAGACTTCGGAAGTCTGAATAACGAAGATTGGGTCCTGCTCCTTCCGCAAGATCCAGACCTCTCGTCCAGAAAGATGCGAGATGCAATCCAATCCAAAACAGGCAAACGAGTCGGCATCCTAATCATTGATTCGCACGGACGTGCATGGCGCAATGGGACCGTTGGCATCGCCATTGGTATTTCTGGCCTGCCTGGCCTCGAAGACTTGCGCGGCAAACCTGATCTCTTTGGATATACACTGCAAGTCACGCAAGTGGGCGTGGCCGATGAACTCGCCGCCGCCGCATCACTGGTCATGGGACAAGCCGCAGAAGGGACGCCCATTGTCCATGTACGAGGGTTCCCCTATCCACTGCGCGAAGGATCGCTCAAAGAATTGATCCGCCCGAAAGAGCAAGATTTATTCCGCTAA
- a CDS encoding inorganic pyrophosphatase yields the protein MEFDTRFWQGMEQLIVTNKAIIDRPKGTPHPRYPQLIYPLDYGYLENTTASDGDGIDIWMGSLQTKTLTGILCTFDKMKRDAEIKLLIGCTNEDVQVIRNFNNEMLTLFIPNIMEPR from the coding sequence ATGGAATTTGATACTCGTTTCTGGCAAGGAATGGAACAACTGATCGTCACCAACAAGGCCATCATCGACAGACCAAAAGGCACCCCCCATCCACGTTACCCACAACTCATCTATCCGCTTGATTATGGTTACCTTGAAAACACAACCGCCAGCGATGGTGACGGCATAGATATATGGATGGGTTCTCTTCAAACAAAAACTTTAACAGGAATCTTATGCACATTTGATAAGATGAAACGCGATGCAGAAATTAAGTTACTGATCGGATGTACGAACGAAGACGTTCAAGTCATCAGAAACTTCAACAACGAAATGCTCACGTTATTCATCCCAAACATCATGGAGCCAAGATGA
- a CDS encoding PPOX class F420-dependent oxidoreductase — protein sequence MNFPEEFQDLLNEKSKALLFLATIMPDGSPQVTPVWFDIDGEYILINTNEGRVKDRNMKARPKVGMTIQDPNETYRYLGIRGEVVGYTTEGADEHINKLSLRYDNEPWTYRETQKRIIFKIKPTHFDKHN from the coding sequence ATGAATTTTCCTGAAGAATTCCAAGACCTTCTCAACGAAAAATCAAAAGCCTTATTGTTTCTTGCGACCATCATGCCCGATGGTTCACCGCAAGTCACACCGGTCTGGTTTGATATCGATGGCGAATATATTCTCATCAACACCAACGAGGGTCGTGTGAAAGACCGCAACATGAAGGCGCGTCCCAAAGTGGGCATGACCATTCAAGACCCCAACGAAACCTATCGGTATCTTGGCATTCGCGGCGAAGTAGTCGGCTACACCACAGAAGGCGCTGATGAGCACATCAACAAGCTTTCGCTCCGTTACGACAACGAACCCTGGACTTATCGGGAAACCCAAAAGCGGATCATCTTCAAGATCAAGCCGACTCACTTTGACAAGCACAACTGA
- a CDS encoding four helix bundle protein, whose product MAFKFENLEVWQMALDYVDLMYELAEKLPDAERYNLKSQITRAATSITLNIAEGSTAKVMQNKVGF is encoded by the coding sequence ATGGCTTTCAAGTTCGAAAATCTTGAGGTATGGCAGATGGCACTGGATTATGTTGACTTAATGTACGAGCTAGCTGAAAAACTGCCCGATGCAGAGCGTTATAACCTGAAATCACAAATAACACGTGCGGCCACATCGATCACCCTAAATATCGCGGAAGGCTCCACAGCCAAAGTGATGCAGAACAAAGTCGGTTTTTGA
- a CDS encoding HEAT repeat domain-containing protein, whose amino-acid sequence MTSTTLAFAIGFVLGIVSTILLQRTLPLLKQIRENAKVKSEEAQVRRTSGLEDNHRRLTLRRAQGMHLAAQLFALNELLEEPKLLAPPMQVEPGATNIQEDVISQTLPYMPDWPELAAIYRAPTLNLIEAVTGETNIVIVGAAGTGKTVALAHLASLAANLQIQLGPRDAVPFHYHIADLQLPFDPTKDVLTPVISAASERAPMFDLRKLPDFIKLSFNTGAALLLIDGFDEVDTQTQTDVAAWFKAVMDTYPGTRIVTTGTPNQLNGLISLGFSPLALMSWKPRTSSDFIQKWGEAWTRSVSQTNPSSTNEVDPILLNEWLAIDNTGLTPLELTLKVWAAYAGDGLGSRVLDFIATHLRRVAPSGTPVAALELLAMQVVLTSQPIFDPSKARGWVKQYDIVEDKSIESAETVSTTDTGSPLPLTESQKIRIKKSKASSAVPSYGLLSKMVDSGLLVMHPNEKMRFLHPVFNGYLAGQAVGDNDADTSLLAQADWDGKILALKYLAARADASVVADILLKESSVPLHSGTFTVARWLRDAPKDAKWRAKVFASLLSIMQAEGQPVTLRAKAMAAFVASGDPGATTLFRQLLNSRSFEVIPLAALGCGALRDRKAVPILEQVLQAPGSVQRAACFALVAIGMDQSLEAVARALLNGDEELRRAAAQALANDPKEGHETLREAASLTDIMVRRAAVHGLARVEQPWALEKLQVMQVEDDQWAVRNLANQYVEEITKRDPRVPKKLTPPSETPWVIEFASKQGVGIPRGGPATEVLVAAFKHGSVEQRLAAINYLKRNANEGIVGALYNGVYGEDPEISEASFLAVQEIAANGMNIPHPNQFGLG is encoded by the coding sequence ATGACTTCAACCACTCTCGCATTCGCAATCGGTTTTGTCCTCGGTATTGTTTCCACAATACTGCTCCAGCGCACATTGCCACTGCTCAAACAGATCCGCGAAAATGCAAAAGTAAAGAGTGAGGAAGCCCAAGTCCGCCGCACGAGCGGGTTGGAAGATAACCACCGCAGGCTTACCCTGCGCCGTGCTCAGGGAATGCACCTGGCCGCCCAACTATTTGCCCTCAATGAACTCTTAGAAGAACCAAAACTACTTGCTCCCCCCATGCAAGTGGAACCCGGCGCCACAAACATTCAGGAAGATGTCATTTCGCAGACTCTGCCTTATATGCCCGACTGGCCTGAATTGGCGGCCATTTATCGCGCGCCAACATTGAATCTGATCGAGGCAGTTACCGGTGAAACGAACATTGTTATCGTCGGCGCGGCTGGGACAGGAAAAACTGTCGCACTCGCACATCTCGCTTCATTGGCCGCCAACCTCCAGATCCAATTAGGACCGAGGGACGCAGTCCCCTTCCATTATCACATTGCAGACCTGCAACTTCCCTTTGACCCAACCAAAGATGTACTAACCCCTGTCATCAGCGCAGCATCTGAACGTGCTCCCATGTTCGATCTGCGAAAACTTCCAGATTTCATCAAACTTTCGTTTAATACCGGCGCCGCACTCCTGCTGATCGATGGCTTTGACGAAGTAGATACGCAAACCCAAACCGATGTTGCGGCATGGTTCAAGGCCGTCATGGATACCTACCCCGGAACCCGCATCGTAACCACCGGCACACCCAATCAGTTAAACGGGTTGATCAGTTTAGGTTTCAGTCCGCTGGCATTGATGTCGTGGAAACCACGCACATCTTCAGACTTTATCCAAAAATGGGGCGAGGCGTGGACGCGCTCCGTCTCTCAAACGAACCCATCATCCACCAACGAAGTGGATCCGATTCTGCTCAACGAATGGCTTGCAATCGACAACACGGGTCTGACTCCCTTAGAACTGACTCTCAAAGTATGGGCCGCCTACGCCGGTGACGGCTTGGGCTCGCGCGTTCTCGACTTCATCGCGACACATCTCCGTCGCGTTGCCCCAAGCGGAACGCCCGTCGCCGCGCTGGAATTGCTTGCCATGCAAGTAGTTCTCACCTCACAACCGATCTTCGATCCTAGCAAAGCCCGTGGATGGGTTAAGCAATACGATATTGTCGAAGACAAATCCATTGAAAGCGCCGAGACTGTTTCAACCACAGATACGGGTAGCCCTCTCCCGCTGACCGAATCGCAGAAGATTCGCATCAAAAAATCAAAAGCGAGTTCAGCTGTCCCCTCCTATGGTTTGCTCAGCAAAATGGTCGATAGCGGATTGCTCGTCATGCACCCCAACGAAAAGATGCGTTTCTTGCATCCTGTGTTCAATGGATATCTTGCAGGGCAAGCCGTTGGCGATAACGATGCCGATACCAGCCTGCTCGCACAAGCAGATTGGGATGGCAAAATTTTGGCATTGAAATATTTGGCCGCACGCGCTGATGCATCTGTTGTGGCTGATATCTTACTAAAAGAATCCAGTGTCCCGCTTCATAGCGGAACTTTCACAGTTGCTCGCTGGCTCCGTGATGCCCCCAAGGATGCCAAGTGGCGCGCAAAAGTGTTTGCCAGTTTATTGTCCATCATGCAAGCGGAAGGACAACCCGTCACCCTGCGCGCAAAAGCCATGGCCGCTTTTGTTGCCAGTGGAGATCCCGGCGCAACAACCTTGTTCCGTCAATTATTGAACTCACGCTCCTTTGAGGTCATTCCTTTGGCCGCATTGGGATGTGGTGCCCTGCGCGATAGAAAAGCCGTGCCTATTCTCGAACAAGTCCTGCAGGCTCCCGGCTCCGTTCAACGCGCGGCTTGTTTCGCATTGGTCGCCATCGGCATGGATCAATCGCTCGAGGCCGTTGCACGCGCCTTACTTAACGGCGATGAAGAATTACGTCGCGCCGCCGCCCAAGCTTTGGCGAATGATCCCAAAGAAGGCCACGAAACACTCAGAGAAGCCGCTTCACTTACCGACATCATGGTCCGGCGCGCCGCTGTGCATGGTCTGGCCCGCGTAGAACAACCCTGGGCACTCGAGAAACTCCAAGTCATGCAAGTGGAAGACGACCAATGGGCAGTTCGCAACCTCGCCAACCAATACGTGGAAGAGATCACGAAACGCGACCCACGTGTTCCTAAAAAATTGACTCCGCCATCTGAAACTCCCTGGGTGATTGAGTTCGCCAGCAAACAAGGCGTAGGCATTCCGCGTGGTGGCCCTGCCACCGAAGTTCTGGTTGCTGCTTTCAAACACGGAAGTGTCGAACAACGTCTTGCCGCCATCAATTATCTCAAACGCAACGCTAACGAAGGCATCGTGGGCGCACTCTACAACGGCGTATACGGTGAAGACCCTGAGATCAGCGAAGCTTCCTTCCTCGCCGTGCAGGAGATTGCCGCAAACGGCATGAACATCCCGCATCCCAATCAATTCGGTCTCGGCTAA
- a CDS encoding serine hydrolase — MRSRSSIPVLRGISIAFLTIAIVITIIALIGYSRTRNNYPGGMTIGGVPVGGVNPQIASERVLQVYTSPIEVQYGNAVMQIEPSVVGFELDMDSMIAAADLERTGGSFWGGFWDYLWNRNPTAVEIPLSSKVDEERLVAYLQNEISARYDEPPTPAQPVPGGTTFLPGEPGRVLDTTRAVRLIEDTLRSPTNRSVVLSYQQSTASRPTMQNLEILLQQNILVADYDGVIGIYLLDLQNGQEVHFAMDKGQTIPVNPDVAFTASSTIKIPIMVSYFIKYGSAALDEKSSTLISNMILKSENPASDRIMEGLDALRGPLIVTEDMKKIGLENTFLAGFFCSPDNPCPLLQRFNTPANQRADVFTDPDPFNQTTPSDAGMLLADLYQCAEDGGGALIAAYPTTITSQICKQMVDYLASDKIGVLIEAGVPEGTRVAHKHGWISDPATGVIQNISDSAIVYTPGGNYVLVIYAYHPIQTVWEPISAMFAQLSQAVYNFYNLPSP, encoded by the coding sequence TTGAGAAGTCGTAGTTCCATACCTGTTTTACGCGGTATTTCCATCGCGTTTCTGACCATCGCCATCGTGATCACGATCATAGCCCTGATCGGTTACAGCCGCACCCGCAACAATTATCCGGGCGGCATGACCATCGGCGGCGTTCCCGTTGGGGGCGTAAATCCACAGATCGCATCAGAACGTGTTTTACAGGTTTACACATCCCCCATCGAAGTGCAATACGGCAATGCAGTCATGCAAATTGAGCCTTCCGTAGTCGGCTTTGAGCTGGATATGGATAGCATGATCGCCGCCGCAGACCTTGAGCGGACAGGCGGCTCCTTCTGGGGCGGGTTTTGGGATTACCTCTGGAACCGCAATCCAACCGCTGTTGAAATTCCCCTAAGCAGTAAAGTCGATGAGGAACGTTTGGTCGCCTATCTGCAAAATGAGATCTCGGCCCGCTACGATGAGCCTCCCACCCCCGCGCAACCTGTTCCGGGAGGGACAACATTTTTGCCCGGTGAACCCGGCCGCGTTCTTGATACTACACGTGCGGTACGTCTGATCGAAGACACTTTACGTTCGCCCACCAACCGTTCCGTTGTACTTTCTTATCAACAAAGCACCGCCTCGCGGCCTACGATGCAGAACCTTGAGATATTGCTTCAACAAAACATTCTCGTGGCCGATTACGATGGCGTGATCGGCATCTACCTGCTCGACCTCCAAAACGGACAGGAAGTCCACTTTGCGATGGATAAGGGACAAACGATCCCGGTCAATCCTGATGTAGCCTTCACAGCATCCAGCACGATCAAGATACCGATCATGGTTTCATATTTCATCAAATACGGTTCCGCCGCACTGGATGAAAAGTCTTCGACCTTGATCTCAAATATGATCCTCAAATCGGAGAACCCCGCGTCTGACCGCATCATGGAAGGGCTGGACGCCTTGCGTGGTCCGCTCATTGTGACGGAGGATATGAAAAAGATCGGGCTGGAAAATACCTTTTTGGCAGGCTTTTTCTGTAGCCCAGACAACCCATGCCCTCTCTTACAGAGATTCAACACCCCGGCCAATCAGCGAGCGGATGTGTTCACCGACCCTGATCCTTTCAACCAAACCACACCCTCCGATGCCGGTATGTTGCTCGCAGACCTTTATCAATGTGCAGAGGATGGTGGCGGCGCTTTGATCGCGGCCTACCCAACGACTATTACGAGTCAAATCTGTAAGCAGATGGTCGATTACCTCGCGTCAGACAAGATCGGGGTCCTGATCGAGGCGGGCGTTCCCGAAGGGACACGTGTTGCCCACAAACACGGCTGGATCAGCGACCCGGCTACAGGCGTCATCCAGAACATCAGCGATTCCGCCATTGTGTATACGCCCGGTGGAAACTATGTACTCGTGATCTATGCCTATCATCCCATCCAAACCGTTTGGGAGCCCATCTCAGCCATGTTCGCGCAACTCTCACAGGCTGTTTACAATTTTTATAACTTACCCTCTCCATAA